A region of the Hyperolius riggenbachi isolate aHypRig1 chromosome 9, aHypRig1.pri, whole genome shotgun sequence genome:
TTGCAGGAATTAAGTTTGTGAGTTCAGAGTTATCATGTTCCCATTCTTTCTCAGCTATGTCATTCATGTCAGGCTCAGTATTCCATAAACCATACAATTGATAAACAAAATAATGCAAAATGAGGGTTTTAAGGCCTAGTAGTATCAGTTTTACCAGTTCCCATTCGCTGCATTGTGTTTTTACGGCCTTTGaacttcacttcagcaccaggggcgtagatacatgTATTGTGCAATTTACATCGACATGCTCCCACGATCCCCCCGCTGCTCCCGTGACCCCGCCCCCACGGCAGAGTACTGGTCGGGACTGCCatggcccaatttcacactggatGCGCGGATTTCAAGATCATATGTGGAACACGGatcctgggggtgagaaaatcacactttatcatgtgtgattttatatatcctggcaacttattaggtttaaagcaaactgtaatttataatttaggtactctttaaatggGATTTATTTTCAATGATATTAAAATAGAATAATGCATTGCACATTCTTCTTCTCGGCCTGATAATTAAATTGGGAACATTGAGAAGTCATGATAAAATCaggaattacaataaaaaaaaaactgttgaacCAATAATCAAACACAAATTCTGGATGCGAGACCTGAATAACTGGTTACATAACTAATTATAGGCACTGGCTTTGGTTTTGTGACTCCATGTTTAGGGAGGAGGACTATAGCTTGCGACATTCTGGAATTTCGCAATGAGAGGGatggatatacagtatacacatatataaacaTGGATCGTACACCGTAGTGTATATCGAGAAGATCTCTGGAGGCATCAGGTAACTGATGAACAATTGTTGACTTGATCTTTTTTGATCTTTAGCTAAAGTTCAACTAATCCCAAAATTGAGAAAGGCAAATTCCCAAGGCAATTAGTCTGATTAGTATAAATGAAAAGTATTGCATTTGAAAATGAACCTTTCAAATTAAAAATCCAATTTTATAGCCATGCATGCTGTACAAGGTGTGCACCTATTTATAGAGATTTGATACATCATGTCCCTTAACAGCCACTGTtgtaactttaaaggacacccgagctgaaaataaacgaatgaaataaacgattgtatctatcttccttctcctaaaaatgacttttcaagatattacacagtttaattttatgtttcaatctactttttaagttttaactgttttattgtttttgctcaatgacacattcattgaagtgtgccagagctaaaatctatgaactagtgaacctttttatctctttcctgctctcagaagccattttctgctaggaaagtgttttatagttggaatttcttatcagcgagggtcacactgtagtcacttcctgtctaagtcaggactgagtcagccacttacatacctgataattaactctttcaggcagagaacaaaaaaaggaacacagcatggttatttgtgtgcatggaactgtacatacacatgcctagctcatcatgtcacatgtcacttcgggtatcctttaaggcgttGCAATTGATCACCAAGAGCTACGGATAAAGTCATCATGATTAATTAGCTGGTCACTTCCACCATCATTTCTTTAGTACCTGATGAGACTACAGGACACGCCTCCTCTCCTTGTTTAAAGGGACCTCATTCCATATATGGAAATAAATACATCCAGAAAGTTAGCAGCATACCTGATCTATGATTCTAGTATTGTGTTTGTATGGAGATACAAGCAGAATTGATATAGCACAGTACTAAACTACAGACTTTTTTTTTGAGTAATAAAGAGTATTCATATGTTTTTAAAGAAATGTATCCAGCGCTACTCTCTTTTGTTTCAACCATATTGATAAAGGTCAGGCAGTCCATGGATGCGTCTGTTGCACACCATGTGTTGGATATTCTAACTGGAGCCAAAATACTTTAGGAGCGTCAGTGAAAAGCTACATTTTTacagtgaaccgagcaccattttgaGCACCCAAGGCATCTCAATTGCACATTTATTATAcatgccaacaatatgtctcattattaaaaaaaaaaaaaaaaccttccattttaccctttattttttaatttaaagttTAGCACAGGTTTTATTAGCTTACTTCAGCATGCCTGCCCATCTGtccagtctgcagagatttcaggaagctaaggacttgatgctgggcatacacgcgtCCCCGTGGCCACCCGGattgatccccgctcgtccccgcgggtgtTCCttttcagccgctcgattccccgctattgtccaccctcggggatcgagtggggaatcgatcCGCACGGTCATCGGACCtggcggatattatcaatcgacccatcagcggctcgattgataaggagctgtCGCTCCGTGTATTTGCAGCATGAATTGTTTTATTGCACTCAttaccaagaagtaaacaataccttttcagcaaccgaggggggtgggtaattaggacaactTCTTCAAAGAGCTTATCTAGAGGGaatgtgtgaagatagcatctctgacttctgtaaataaggaaggcAAAAAGGGGAGGGAACATGGCAGTTCCTATAGCTAGTACAAGCCAGGATAAATTCCAGGGAAAtaaagggtgcttagttccctttaagttccCGTAGGCCCAGTTCTGCCTGCTTTCTTTTGATTCTGAGGAAAGTTTGCAGTATGTCAGTTTGATGTTCATTGTTGATGGTGGTACTGTTGCTTACTTGTCCACTGCGAGTAACAGGTCTGCAATGGGTAGCAGAGGCATTCTGGCTAATATtggtaaaaaatgtaaaaaggcaTCGTAGAGCCCCTCCCTGCAGAAGCATGTTATGTTTTCTCTGGTGTGGTGGAAAGCAATCGAGTGTTTATTATAATATCAGTCAGTTGGGCCCAAGGGGGCAACTGaaaatgaaagaggggttgctacatatgaacgaggaggctgaaaatagggagcatcacatgaaaaaagggaaactgatgaccAAGGGAGCTGTTGATAAaagagaagggctgctgtacatggatgatacacattggagagggggctgcacatggaatgggatgggctgctgtacatgaatgatacacatgaaagagggggctgcacatggaattggaggggactgctgtacatggaggttacccatggaagaggggacagcacatggaatgggaggggctgctgtacatatatgttacacatggaagaggggacagcacatggaatgggaggggctgctgtacatggatgttacacatggaagagggggctgcacatggaatgggaggggagctgctgtacatggatgtacacatgaaagaggaggctgcacatggaatgggaggggctgctgtacatggatgttacacatggaagagggggctgcacatggaatgggaggggctgctgtacatggatgatacacattggagagggggctgcacatggaatgggaggggctgctgtacatggatgttaaacatggaagagggggctgcacatgaaatgggaggggctgctgtacatggatgatacacatggaatagggggctgcacatggaatgggaggggctgctctacATGGATGttaaacatggaagagggggctgcacatggaatgggaagggctgctgtacatggatgtacacatggaagaggggactgcacatggaatgggaggggctgctgtacatggatgatacacattggAGAGTGGGCTGCGcacagaatgggaggggctgctgtatatggatgtacACATGGAagcggggactgcacatggaatgggaggggctgctgtacatggatgatacacatggaagagggggctgcacatggaatgggaggggctgctgtacatgaatgatacacatggaagcgggggctgcacatggaatgggaggggctgctgtacatggatgttacacatggaagagggggctgcacatggaagtggagccacaacatacttggcctaggagcacaaaaagtataaatccgaccTAATGGCCATGACTGCGATCAGCGATCTATAGGGGGCGCCAGGTCTGACTCTGAAGGGTGGCACCCCAGTTATTGTGTGTAAAGACATTTATTGCTGCATTTTATACATCCAACATTTCTAGACAATGGTGTACCTCTTAATCACAGTAAATAATTACAGAGGAAGGTGCACATTGGGGAATCCTGGCATGGTGTGCAggtcagcagcagctgcagcccGCTAAGATTCAGGATTGGTTTGTTACTAATTTATTAATATTTCCAGTATTCAAAGCACATAGACAGGTGATCTTTACCACTACAGAACCAATAAAGACTGGCAGAGGTCCCCATGTAAGCCCCTCAATGTGGGCCCCTCAGGATAGCAGCCTCTTCATCCCTTCTTCCACGGCCGCTGGCTGCTGCGGCTCTGCAGTGTTACCttttctgttaaagtggacctgaactcagaactcctctctgctctaaaaaacacaccacagcataataaccttaaaacaaaaaacattttgttacagctgctacaaatcctaaaataaatccgcactgtttctacttcctgattcatggaagcagacatattgtttacagcctaagCTTATCAGCTTatttgccattggcagtcatgtgacacaggggagagatcaaatcacaatttgagattagacacaaatgaggagggaattaaacaggctaaactctctaaatacatacagggggcatttctctatttccttctttcctgtgcaaaagttcaggtcccctttaagaggtttttttttattattattttataaaatagataaatacatttatgtttatgacttaaggctacttgcacaccaagacgttgcgttaggtgctatgttaaggtcgcataacgtgcacctaacacaacgtatggtgctgcaagtgaggacggtagagtgagccgcgttaggcggctctattccgataaagtctcccagagtggcgctgattggccggcgggaccagtggcgtagctaaggagctgtgggccccgatgcaagttttacaatgggggcccccctaagcactctatacatagcaattgatatgacTCACCAGAACcttccaatgacaactacagtgtcagaggtgcaagaaggggatggggaacagtgtgttaataattaccactattcaaagtatctatataagtgattattatgagcacaggaccaatagagagctaatactgcagttaagggagggcccttcggggcccctctggcccaagggccctgatgcggtcgcaacctctgcaacccctattgctacgcccctgggcgggaccacgtgatgcggagcgagacactccgcatcacgtggtcccgccggccaatcagcggccgccagtgcagtgaatattaagtagccatgtgcgcggctactgtagctggctctccccgcctcctctccgccccccactgagcatgtgcaaacagtctaacgcggctatagccgctctaacgccgtagcatgctgcactttccgggcaacgtacagcgttacatgtaacgcaacgtgggctgtgtgaacagcccacttgtgttacattgctgtgcgttgggggagcgttacaggctgcactaacatgcgcctgtaacgtccctgtgtgtaagcagcctaaaggtagcTTTTAGTTTAGTTTTATTCAAGTCTTTTCATTTCATTGTTTAATTAAGATGATGTAATAAGGGTAATAAAAGTAAGTGCGTCTATATCATTAAAAAGAAGTATAAGCAGGCGCGCCTTGTCTTATTACCCTAGGTTGCGTAGAGTAAGTAAGTGCATGTTATTAGGTAATGTAAGTAGATATGTTGTATCGTTAAGTATTGTTTCAATGTGCTAATTATTGGGTAATGTTGTTAGGTACTTGTTACTCTGACTGTTTTAATAAGTACCATAATTgctctcctgcagcgctgtacggggacagctctgtcactgagctgtcccctcgagtggctctgaatgtgatcccctctcataggctgattggCTCTCGGGGAGGAGGGTGGGAAGAGATCTAAATAAAAAATactacattttaataaaaaaataatcagaataaaatgtattaaaacaaaaaacaaaacattgcagcagcgatctgatgccaccaacagaaatctctgttagtggcaagaaaaggggaggagattcatttgtgtgctaagtagtttggctctgcagcaagctgttaaagctgtagagcactgaattgtaaaaaatcacctggtcactaagggggtgtaagcctgtggtccttaagtggttaaggctgcACAAGCATACAGTGGTCAGTCCCATGACACATTTTGCACACACACACGACAACGTACACTGTAGATACACACAGTATCACACACTACACCTGgagtaacacacacaatatggacacaaacaaacacacacactatagattaCTAACACCCCATAGATTTAACAACAAAAGTTATCATGCATAAAAAAGAAAATGGAAGTTTcggaagcttgcaaagaaatcttcattaaagtgaatctgatatgtttaaacaaacaaaaaaaccaaaacgAAACAAAAATACTCTCCTAAGGAGTAAGGAGTAAGGAGtaagggaaggctctaggtcctctagagcctaggttctcaacatgcggtacgcgtaccccagggggtacttctaatggttccagggggtactcgggcttgatataattaaccaagtataacaaatttagagttttagaaaatgataaatcctatattaacaccaaattagtattttagctaattagaagcaattgtaaatgcttggaaattgtttagaaccaatgatTATGTACTAGGATTAaacatatatttgtcaaggggtacttgtgataatgtttactatgctagggggtacttggtgagtacagggatttaaaaggggtacataccaataaaatgctcTAGAGCCTCCTCGTACCTTTCCTGGTCCCCACATTTCACCACAAGATCCTCCTTTCAAATCTCCTAATGCAGgaagcttcagaagtctttgggagcccgagggcTGTCTGTGTCAGAGGTGCTTGGCCCAGACTGAGACCTGCATTTACCATATACTCCTCCTACCCCATtgactgatgaagcagggtcatacctgcaaaatgcgttgcaaAGAACTTTGCAGTGTAACAATACATTTTCAGTGTTTTAAACATTGATACGTTTTTGTGGCTActtggaagaggtaagtccaccactgcctcccccgttttaaaagttttatctaTTTTTACTCTTAGtagttgtgtgactgcacactccgTTAATAGCTTCAAATCGACGTGCCCGGCCAACGACCCAGCAGCACTCCGGATAGGGGTGCAGTCCCGATTAGCCAGTTTCAGAGGATACAGCAcattgttgaggatgaggaggtgcGGGGGAGGAGACTTGACGAGATGCAATGCAAATTTGAAAATCGTGGTTATCCAACGGATGTCCTTCATAAGGCACGTACTAGAGCTTTAGGACTGCATGAGGGACAGAGAAATAGACACCAGACACATAACCGCATTCCTTTTGTTACTAAATACAATACACATAGTCAAGGTATCACCAAGATCATTAAAAAACATTGGCATCTGTTGACGGATAGCTTCCCTGACATTGAGCATTTTAGGAACCCCCCACTTATATCATATAAAAGACCACCCACTCTTAGAGATCGCTTGGTGCATGCTGACCTCAATATGGAGGTTGGACTTACACGCACTAATAGAAGGGGGACATTCCCCTGTCTAAATTGTGTTCACTGCAGTTCTGTGATTAAGGGCCAATTTTTATTACATCCTCATCAGGGCACAAAAATTGCCATTAAGGGGTGGCACACATGCGATTCAGATTATGTGGTGTATGCCTTAAAATGCCCTTGTGGCCTAGTATATATTGGACAGACCACCCAAAAATTAAAGAAGCGATTATCATCCCACAAACACGCCATCAGAGAACGACTAGTAGATCAGGCAGTGGCATACCATTTTGTACATACAGGGCATCACGTTAGCCAATTGAGATTTATGGTCCTGGAACAGGTGGCTCCATTGAGGAGAGGAGGTGATCGTTTGAGGAAATTGCTCTGGAGGGAGGCTTATTGGATTAAaaggctggacacaatggagccgAGGGGGCTCAACAGAGAACTTGATCTGTTGCCCTTTTTATAGGCTGCTCCATTGTGCCCAGCCTACCAATGTTCATATCCTTGATAGTAGATCAATTGGGCTAATATTTCTAATACTCTAACATGTTGTGGGTATATAACATCGATCATGGTGTGTTTTGTGTGATATCTGGATATCTAGTCTCTATTCATACATATTTGTATTCCCCTCTTTGAGCTTTATTGTTCTTATGTTTATTTAGTCGTATTCCTTTCTTTATATCATTTAcatatttaatttaattttttatttttatatttatttttatgttttattttttatctttttattttttatttttcagcaacCTTTATCTTTGTTTTGCTGTCTGCCCTTACTATATTTGGTTTCTCTTTTTATATTGCTTTATCATATGAGAACGCAATATGCATATATGCAGATTAGCCATGTACTGTTTCATGCTATAGATAGACAGCGCGAGTACGCATATTTTATGCGACTCCTAGATCGCATTTGTAGGGGTGTGTTCCGATTGGTCGGCGGCCCGGGCCTCCTAGACATCATCTTGTGACGTCAGTCGGCGCTATGCCGAAAACGTCCCCACTGTTTCCGCCTCTGCACGCTACAGCGGCGCCATCCGGCGCCGCCCATTGCGTGACGTCATGCAGGGCACCCATCAGGTCCGCAGTATGCGGAGGAGGTGGCTCCCGTGCATAAGGGGCGGACAAAGGAGGTTTCGAGCCGTTGGCCATGACGGACACACCAGATGGGAGGTCCAGGATACTATGTCCTATCAGGCGAGCAGCAAtgaagtttcccatcaggtccgtgaCTTTAGGACCACTATGATTGGTGTGAGTATGTTTGAATACTATTGGCTTCTGCCATCCATGATGTGTATAAATACTTGGCATGTTTGCTATGTTATTGTCATACCCAgctaagcttgataaagaggcgtgcAGCCTTAAAACGTCGCACTTGTTGCTGGAATATATTCATGCTTTAaagcaataaaagagcagaagaaatagatggtgccggcttcttcTTTCTTGTAGATCTATTTTTactcttggcacctctgttcaccttGTACTACTATTACTAAAGTGCTGCCCATCACAGTAAATGCTGATGACCTTTTTACTTatctaaaatatatttttaaagtaTTTATGACTTGCAACCTTTCATTATTCCAGAGCCATGAGGGTCTTTTTGTTTGCATGTTTGAGCCAAGCTCTACTTAATACGGTGGTCTTTGGTCTTCCTATCAAAGAAGAAGAACCTTATGGTGGCAATGATGATGACCATAATTCTCCTCAGAATTTACCTGTCCAGAAGATTGTACAACAGAATAATGAATTTACATATATGTTCTATGGTCACCTAGCTAATAAATACCCCGACGATAACATATTCTGCTCCCCAGAAAGTATCGCCTTGCTATTTAGCATGGTCTCTGCCGGTGCCAAGGGTCAGacacagacagaaatctttgatgGTCTTGGTTTCAATATGACTTTGATTTCAGAAGACAATATCCACAAAGGCTACAAAGAGCTACTCAACATGCTTAATCAAACTAACAGTGACCTTGTGTTGGACATTGCCAATGCCTTCTTTGCTGAAAAGAGCACAACATTTCAGGAAGACTTTTTAGAAGACATCAAAAACTTTCAGGCAGAAGCTATTACAACAGATTTTCAACATCCAGAGGAAGCCAAAAACCAGATCAACAACTACGTTAAGGAGAAAACCAATGGGATGATAAAAAACTTGCTGGACAGTCTTGACCCAGCGACACTTTTAGTTATCCTCAACACCATCTACTTCAGTGGTAAGTTATTGGCTATATCGACTTATCGAGCAAAATATCGGCTGGGCTAATTCACATTTGTTTTTTGTAAGGGAACCAAGGAATAACCCTTTTCTACGTCAATGAATTGCCTTCAGAGCATTGTATTTAACAGCTATGGCTGATAAAACTATCATTGTGAAGACCTCATTTGGTTCTTTTCttttacaaaaaatattttattgaacgtttttatAAATTTTCACCCACAAAGAACATTGATGAACAGTATAGCAAAAGACATAACATCCACAGCATGTAGGACAGGTTGTAAGACAATGGCTTTCATCATCACCCCACCTCCCTGGTTGAGGAAAAACCTCCCGTCATAGAAGCCACTCATACCCCTTTTTAATCCCAAGGGGGAAACTTTGCAAAAAACCCACCCTTTCCCTCTCCACCCTCTCTCTCAATGCTGAGATACATCCTAGTAAGAAGAAAAAACGAAAAACAAAATTTGTTTTATAGCAAACTGAATAAGAGTTCTTATAGATAGACCTTCCACCAGTCAGACTGTTCTCAAGAGACGATTTTTAAACTCTACAGCAGAGGTTACATCCTTGTGTGTTTCAAGGCCCCTCAGATCCACAAGCAATACCAGGAGGTAAGGACAAATTTCCCCATTAGATCATTTATTTCCATAGGCATGAAAGCATTGAGAATATATTTTTCCAAGCCCTGTAAGACATGACCTCATGACCTCATTTGGTTCTGCAGTTTGGAAGCTTGCAAACACTTCTGAACAAGTTACTCTTTTTTTTGGATCATTCTGTGTGTAGCATAGTACCACCAAAAGTAATTTTGAGGCGTAGGACACAACAATGTTTTTCAAGTTTCCCACTCTTACTTCATACTGAAATGCCTGCTTGCACACAACTGGctattgctattattattatgttatgtTTTTACATAGCCAAGTCATTTTTCATAGTGCTTTACAGGGTACAATGcagatacatagttacatagtaatttgcgttgaaaaaatacatacgtccatcaagttcaaccctaAAATAAGGCACACCACTAGTCTGCACCTTCACTAGGAGCACTTAGGAttagagcacacatcctgacattGCGCACATACCAACAttcgctgtgtgcatgctgacaaaaatacACAGGGGACGGAGGGAGTGCtaaatctgtcccaggagagaacatcaggatgtgtgctcctaatccattgataggtttgatgcaatgaattttTGCATGTCtacgctatgcatgttacagggccagagttaggacacctacgattACCTGGATACTCCTGTGCAGTGTAGGTCACTACGCAagagaatgcattcttttgtaaacgtagaccccggcttttaacttaaggtggccactaacggtccaatttctagcgaaaaatcgttcgagcgatcagaaattctgatcggattggttgtaaataacctcagttgatggacacaatcgattatgaacgagtgaaacaaaaatgtcgtccgaatgaatttttgtcgaaccaaaatttggattttctggtgatagataggaagcaaagattggttcggtgatggtgtagtgaacgatgtattacaatatttcacttccgatcagactttctgatcgctcgaatgatttttcgctagaaattggaccattagtggccagctttagctgtagggataacagtggtaacTGCCTGGATAAGTGAAactttgaatgcatttgtttTAACATTTGCAAGCGAGTGTGGTAAGGGTTAATTGTTTTTTGCTATCTTTTTGACCACACCCCttttagcacctccctttcctaaataacctatttaaagtaccccttaccctgtttccccctccccttaAACTTTTAATATTGTATTATTGCTGGTGCTGCGATTAACACACAgtaccagcctcccccctcctgtgcctcctctaaCTCGTGTTCTGCTCAAGTCAAAAGCTTAGACTGAGGCAGAACGTTGGATATGGGAGGAAATGATAGTTTTTCTCCCCGCTGTGCAAACataactccgccccctccatCTGCCACTTTAGTTCCTTAGGTGTTACACTGCACAGAGtgcgcaggggagctgcgctgtgtgcggacTTGTGATAATTGAGATTGGATATTCTTCCAacctcaattatcacaagtccgcacacagcgcagctcccctgcgcgctgtgtgcagtgaaacaCATAAGGAACTAAAGTGGCAGatggagggggcggagttatGTACGCACAGcgggggaggaagaactgtcatTTCCTCCCCGATAATATATGCTGTTACAACGGGCCACAAGGGGGcgctggaggggggaggatggtgctgtgcggTGTGAAAGTCACACAGCTCCAgtaataaaatcatttaaaagtaAATCCCtaccaggtcaggggtactttaaagagaaactccgaccaaaaatgtaactttatcccaatcagtagctgatacccccttttacatgagaaatctatttctttttacaaacagaccatcagggggtgctgtatgactgatattgtggtgaaacccctccc
Encoded here:
- the LOC137532168 gene encoding alpha-1-antiproteinase-like, translated to MRVFLFACLSQALLNTVVFGLPIKEEEPYGGNDDDHNSPQNLPVQKIVQQNNEFTYMFYGHLANKYPDDNIFCSPESIALLFSMVSAGAKGQTQTEIFDGLGFNMTLISEDNIHKGYKELLNMLNQTNSDLVLDIANAFFAEKSTTFQEDFLEDIKNFQAEAITTDFQHPEEAKNQINNYVKEKTNGMIKNLLDSLDPATLLVILNTIYFSGKWETPFNKNRTQDADFQLNNDTMVKVPMMSKEGTYNMTFIDEVGCTLVEVPYQQHFSAIFIIPHPGQLQEVEKAVQNNSLEKWMEEMHPRRIIFSLPKFTMSSSLDLTKELPSFGIKTVFSDNADLSGITGSKNLRMSKAVHKAAVSVDEAGTEAAAASAGGVVILSLPQHIIADKPFMFVIKGKITNAISFIGRVAIP